The Methanomicrobia archaeon DNA segment TTTCCACCGTCCAGCCGTAACAAAACGGTCGCCAGATCACACGTCTTTCTCTCCTTTGCCTCGGTTCTGATCATCTTTCCCTGAGCGCATACCTCTTTTACCTCGCTTCCCAGGAACCAGGTTACCATCGAGACGCAGTGCACACCCAGGTCCAGCAGGACACCGCCGCTCTTCTCACTATCCCAATGCCAGGAATCTGGTGCAAAGGGCAGCCAGCTCCGTTCACACCGCCTGAAGTACATTGGCGTTCCAATCCGTCCAGAATCGATGGTCTCCTTTATTTTCTTCCACCGCCGATCAAATCGCCGTGTATGGGCGATGAATAAACCCTTATCACTCTTATCCGCGGCTCTGAACATCGCTTCCGCCTCTTTTAAATTTCGCGCCATTGGCTTCTCGCAGATAACGTGCTTGCCCGCCTCGAGCGCGGCGATGCTCAACGGCGCATGTTCGTGGGTTGGCACACACAGGTCGACGAGGTCAATCTCATCATCACTCAGCAGGTCATCCACACTGGTAAAGCATTTCGCCGCACCGAGCTCTTTACATGCACGCTCCGCACGCTCTGCAATGACATCACAGGTCGCCTGGATCTCGACACCACGCAGCGCCTTCCAGACGTGTGAATGCGCCAGATTATAAACGTTCCCATTGCCTACAATTGCAACTTTCATTACCGGTACCTGTTCATTCCATTACGGCTGGTTAGCTAGTAAATGGACTTCAAATAATCGCGTTCTTGCTCGAAGATCTCGGCCTGTCGCTCTATCTCTCTCTCCGCCTCATTTGTGTCCATATCCTTTGTATCATTGACATAGCTCGCAAATCGCCCCATCCAGAGTATCCGCAAAGCGTCAAGTATGTTGGTTCTCTCTTCCGCATTTCGCTTGTACGCAGCGGCCATATTGTAAACGATTCGTGCCCACAACTCAGGCCCGATATCTGCCGGCTCCTTCTGAGCCGCTTTTTCAAGCTCTTTAAAGACGTCATTAGCCATACTTGCCGATATGAGGGTCTCAAAGTCCTTGTACCCCTGTTTGAACATCTTGTCCACTTTGCCAATATCGACTGCTACAGGGGTGGGCTTTTGACCGTGATACTTGGCCTTCACCCTTCTTACCCTTCGGGGTATGTATTCATTCCTCCATACATCCTCATAATACATCATCAAGTCCAGCATCGAGCCCACAACCTCTCTGAACATCGGTGTCAAGTGCGTACCGGGATCGATGTACTTCGTGGTAGATTCGTGTAATTTCAGTCCGAGGAGCACCTCCTGAATGCCGACGTTCTCCGCCGCTGCAACGGTCGTCATAAAAATATCAATACCAAAGCGTGAGGGGAAAAGCGGGTGCTCTAAGAGCCTGCTGGAAAACTCGGCTGAGACACCAAAATCACCACCTATTGGCTGTCTTAGATGTACGCCGTAGAGAGCCCTCGTCAGGGGATACGCGAGGTTGTTGGTTATTATACCATCATACTTGTATCGAACATAATAGGGAACGACAAGATCTGCCGTCCCGTATATCGGCGGCTGCCCCAGGTGCTCTACCCACTGCGGACGGGCGCTCAGCAAGTCCCCATCCAGCAGTATTACCGTGTCAGCTTCAGCCTGCTTGGCGATCTCAAAGATTGTTCTGATGGCATTCCCCTTTCCCGACTCACCCATCAGCTCGGTGACTATTTTCGAGACGTTTCTCGGGAGTTCAAACAGTTCCGCAAGTTCCGCAGTCCGATCGGTGGAAAAGCCATTTGAGACGACCACGAGCCCTTTATAGTCTGATAAAAACTCCATAAGACCCGTAGCTGCCACGTTCATTACGTGCACTATCGTGGTGTCCACATTTTTCGCTGATATTCCTATTACTACATCCACCGGCTTTATCTTCTCTATCTTCTCCAATATTACGGACGTTAACAATTTTACTTTACACCCCTTTCGGAAGCTAATCGTGCTCCAGCTTTTAGATATTATTTACTATACAAATAGTATAAAAAACTTCCCTCGCAAAAAGCAGTGAAAAAAACCAATTCAAGCGGAAGAGACCAATCTATACCTCTCTTATGGAACACCATCATCTCATGTTCGTCATAGTTCATAACCCGTTCTCCACGCTTCTTCTAATTGCTCCCACCAAACGTATCTCGCACTGATGAACCTCAAAAGCCAGACATGTGCTCTTCGTTATCATTTCCGTCTGTGCTCTGATTATCTACTCCCCGAACTGTATCCACCACCGCCCGTTGAAGGAGTTATCGCAAAAATTGAAGAATCCGATTCTCATATTGATTGGTTTTACCAAGTTTGCTTATTTATATACGTCATCGTTGTCGTGAGCCTCCGGATGATGTTATACGGATATCACGCGTAAGGAATGGAGGAATGGTACGATGCTTTTTAAAGAGAAAGCGAGAATAGTAATCGATGGCGGGAGATAACGTCCTGATTGGAACAGTAAGGTTAGAGTCTTTCTTGCTCTTCTTATTCGCGTTTATTCTCACCTTGATCGTTGGCAATGTAGCATACGTTTTAATGCGGCGGCTGCTCGACGGGAGGCTTTCCCGGCGTAATTCCAAGTTGCTGGCACGAGCAACGCACTATGCCGTTCTTTTCGGCGGGATCTATTTAGGCATACACCACGTGCTCGGTCAAGATTTAACCGCATTTGCCGCCTCGCTGGGCGTCTTCAGCATTGCAATTGCCTTCTCTTCCCAGCAAATCATACAGAATCTCATCGCGGGATTATTGATTGCAATCGAAAGACCCATTCAGCTCGAGGAATGGATCGAAGTCGGGGGCGCGCCAGAAACAGGCGTCTGCAAAGTGAAGGACATTACGTTGACGACGACGGTGTTACGGAATACAAACGGTCGGCTGATTTACCTGCCAAACGCCGTATTGTTATCTTCCAGAGTCATTAACTACACCAAATCAGGCTTCGTAGAACTTCCCGTACAGTTAACGATCCCCTATGGCTCGGATCTGGGAGTGATTAAACGAATCGTCTTAGAAGTTGCTGATAAAAATGCGTGGATACTGCCGAATGTCCCTATCGCGGAGAAATCGATTATGACGCAACTCTTAGAAATGCCCCGATTTAAACGATTCTTTGAGCCCGATTTTAATGTAAAAATGTTCGAACCGAAGATCCTGATTGCTGATATCTCGGGCTCTAACATCACACTTAGCATTCGAATCTGGATACGGGAGGTCAATAAAAAGGACGAAATTGTGTCGGAATTTTTGGATGCCGTGTTGACGCGATTGAAAGAGGAGATTATTAACCCTTTTACGTTGGAATCGGAGCAGAGAGGCGATGAGAAATCTTGACGTACCAGAACCAACATAAATAGCTGTGCGATGGCTAAAAATACCACAAATGGAGCTACCAAAACAATCGGAGCGTTGATCGCATCGAGCCGCTATATCGTGCTGCTGGTCTTACTGGGGCTGGCAGTGCATCTTGTTCTACCACAGCTCACCTCGCTTGAACATTCGCTCCAGGTCATTAAGTCCTTGGTCCTTTGGGCCGTTGCGTTGGCCGTTGTGGCTCAGGTGTTGAGCTACCTGGGGAGTGGCTATCTGTTGCGAGAGATTGTTGCTATCACCCATCAGCGGTTCTCCCTCGTGAAAGGGATTATGATTACCCTTGCATCGTCCAGTGTTGGCGTGGTCGCTGGGGGTATGGTGGGCACTGCGGCCGCCACCTATCGCTGGATGCGCAGTAAGGGTGTTAGCTCAGAAGGTGCCACATTGGCGGGGATACTTCCCCTCCTGTTCAACAACGTGATACTAATCTTAGCTGCGATTTTTGGTCTGATTCACTTGCTGATCGTGCACCAGCTTTCACGTATCCAATCGATCAGCTTCTCCCTGATCGTGCTGCTGCTGGGTGCCGGCCTTTGCGGAGCACTGTGGGGCGTTCGTCATCGTTCAGAATCCACTGCACTGGCGGTTCGCGTGGCCAGCCGCTGGGCTAGGATTCGCCGCAAGCCGTATACAGCAACCGAGACCGAAGATGCAATGGCCCGCCTCTTTAGTGCATGGGATGCACTGCACCGTGGTGGATGGCACGGCCCGGCACTGGGCGCAGCGCTCAACACAGGCTTCGACATGCTAACACTCTATTTCCTCTTCTTCGCCGCTGCGGTTCCTATCGGTCCGGGTGCACTGCTGGCAGGTTATGGATTGCCGTTACTTTTTGGCAAGATAGCGTTTCTGCTGCCAGGCGGGCTTGGCGTGCCCGCGCCCGTCGTCGTTGTTGTTATTCTGACTTACCGCCTGCTCTCCTTCTGGCTGCCAACACTGCTTGGCTTTCCGATTGCGGCTTATTTACAGCACACTGAAAAGGATCACGAACCTCCCAGGCGCATT contains these protein-coding regions:
- a CDS encoding Gfo/Idh/MocA family oxidoreductase, encoding MKVAIVGNGNVYNLAHSHVWKALRGVEIQATCDVIAERAERACKELGAAKCFTSVDDLLSDDEIDLVDLCVPTHEHAPLSIAALEAGKHVICEKPMARNLKEAEAMFRAADKSDKGLFIAHTRRFDRRWKKIKETIDSGRIGTPMYFRRCERSWLPFAPDSWHWDSEKSGGVLLDLGVHCVSMVTWFLGSEVKEVCAQGKMIRTEAKERKTCDLATVLLRLDGGKTAFFDVSWAFPAAYGPFYSALDLVGTGGRIEYSDKNTNPMLLVTDKLEYPRYWPLLSTDLSSFYDEMREFLRCIESDEEPVVTKEDAYEILKIVLAAEESIDKGAPVKV
- a CDS encoding glycosyl transferase family 2, producing MLTSVILEKIEKIKPVDVVIGISAKNVDTTIVHVMNVAATGLMEFLSDYKGLVVVSNGFSTDRTAELAELFELPRNVSKIVTELMGESGKGNAIRTIFEIAKQAEADTVILLDGDLLSARPQWVEHLGQPPIYGTADLVVPYYVRYKYDGIITNNLAYPLTRALYGVHLRQPIGGDFGVSAEFSSRLLEHPLFPSRFGIDIFMTTVAAAENVGIQEVLLGLKLHESTTKYIDPGTHLTPMFREVVGSMLDLMMYYEDVWRNEYIPRRVRRVKAKYHGQKPTPVAVDIGKVDKMFKQGYKDFETLISASMANDVFKELEKAAQKEPADIGPELWARIVYNMAAAYKRNAEERTNILDALRILWMGRFASYVNDTKDMDTNEAEREIERQAEIFEQERDYLKSIY
- a CDS encoding mechanosensitive ion channel, yielding MAGDNVLIGTVRLESFLLFLFAFILTLIVGNVAYVLMRRLLDGRLSRRNSKLLARATHYAVLFGGIYLGIHHVLGQDLTAFAASLGVFSIAIAFSSQQIIQNLIAGLLIAIERPIQLEEWIEVGGAPETGVCKVKDITLTTTVLRNTNGRLIYLPNAVLLSSRVINYTKSGFVELPVQLTIPYGSDLGVIKRIVLEVADKNAWILPNVPIAEKSIMTQLLEMPRFKRFFEPDFNVKMFEPKILIADISGSNITLSIRIWIREVNKKDEIVSEFLDAVLTRLKEEIINPFTLESEQRGDEKS
- a CDS encoding flippase-like domain-containing protein; protein product: MAKNTTNGATKTIGALIASSRYIVLLVLLGLAVHLVLPQLTSLEHSLQVIKSLVLWAVALAVVAQVLSYLGSGYLLREIVAITHQRFSLVKGIMITLASSSVGVVAGGMVGTAAATYRWMRSKGVSSEGATLAGILPLLFNNVILILAAIFGLIHLLIVHQLSRIQSISFSLIVLLLGAGLCGALWGVRHRSESTALAVRVASRWARIRRKPYTATETEDAMARLFSAWDALHRGGWHGPALGAALNTGFDMLTLYFLFFAAAVPIGPGALLAGYGLPLLFGKIAFLLPGGLGVPAPVVVVVILTYRLLSFWLPTLLGFPIAAYLQHTEKDHEPPRRIR